A DNA window from Actinomadura coerulea contains the following coding sequences:
- a CDS encoding family 78 glycoside hydrolase catalytic domain, protein MNELSRRRFVQAGGVAAAAAVTASGAVAAPALASPAAAPPRELRPAGLRVDHLPSPLGIDDTAPTLGWRFAAGPRDAVQTAYQVRVASTDARLARPDLWDSGKVAGGAVSAVYAGRALKSRQRASWQVRVWDGQGRASAWSDPSHFEMGLLAPADWTAGWIGNPVWSADPAPAPATVAFAPRTARYVRVNVTRLGLPIKEGWPYKVSRLQLAEVQVQNGASGPNLAAKAPVTASESYTVGGQWEPKAVTDGNLTSDSAPFGYTSLERRDQDLTAPIWVQIDLGGEQTFDRILLYPRTDETTDDGRTPNFPEDFTVQTSGDGAAFDTAATVKGQEAPPPLRRQPEALPVFRREFAIGKRVRTARLYATALGVLDVTVNGRPVSDAVLEPPYSKYKERIVYATYDVTRLLHRGGNTVEVELGTGMAHVPPTPGRYEKLTRSDGKPAFIGQLEITYTDGSREVVASDASWRTALGATTFTNWYGGEDHDARRTRREWTAAVRVAAPTARLAARMAPPIVPVETLRTKKITNPKDGVHVVDLGVNFAGWPLLRVSGPAGTKVTMRPGELLNADGTVSQHTTGSPIWDTYTLSGDGTETWHPRFCYHGFRYVQLEGLPGDPDDGTVTGIVLRAGNAKAGSFTSSHGLLNDIHKIIDRAVQSNMYSVLTDCPHREKLGWLEQANLVFPAVARNYDVTAYYGELVRDIAEAQTEDGLVPDIAPEFTVFSGGFRDDPNWGNVIVFAPWQMYRAYGDEATLRTYYPNMVRYVDYLSAKAKGHLLDYGLGDWITFDDSTPKGVTATFGYHRAVTALARIAEVVGKGADAARYKALAGEIGSAFDARYATGDTYGSGSQACDALALDMGAVPADRRDAVLAHLVKSIEAKGYHLTVGEIALPSVFHVLSAAGRDDVIHAVATQTGNPSYGYQVVHGATSLTENWDGPTSGASQNHFMLGAIDEWFHAGLAGLGQTDDSIGFATLRVRPAVVGDVTYAAATYETPRGRAASSWRRAGKRLRLEVTVPPGTRARVEYPLLGGSARPKAPEEARWIGVQDGRAVFEVGSGDWTFQGAS, encoded by the coding sequence ATGAACGAGTTGTCGCGGAGAAGGTTCGTCCAGGCCGGCGGGGTCGCCGCCGCCGCCGCGGTCACGGCGAGCGGCGCGGTCGCCGCGCCCGCCCTCGCGTCGCCCGCGGCCGCCCCGCCCCGGGAGTTGCGCCCCGCCGGCCTGCGGGTCGACCACCTGCCGTCCCCGCTCGGCATCGACGACACGGCGCCGACGCTCGGCTGGCGGTTCGCCGCCGGGCCGCGCGACGCCGTCCAGACCGCCTACCAGGTGCGGGTGGCGAGCACGGACGCCCGCCTCGCCCGCCCCGACCTGTGGGACTCCGGCAAGGTCGCCGGAGGCGCCGTCTCGGCCGTGTACGCGGGACGCGCGCTGAAGTCCCGGCAGCGGGCCTCGTGGCAGGTCCGCGTGTGGGACGGGCAGGGCCGCGCGTCCGCGTGGAGCGACCCGTCCCACTTCGAGATGGGTCTGCTCGCTCCCGCCGACTGGACGGCCGGGTGGATCGGGAACCCGGTGTGGTCGGCCGACCCCGCGCCCGCGCCCGCCACGGTCGCGTTCGCCCCCCGCACCGCCCGGTACGTGCGGGTGAACGTGACCCGGCTCGGGCTGCCGATCAAGGAGGGCTGGCCCTACAAGGTGTCGCGGCTCCAGCTCGCCGAGGTCCAGGTGCAGAACGGGGCGTCCGGCCCGAACCTGGCGGCGAAGGCGCCGGTCACCGCGTCGGAGAGCTACACCGTCGGAGGCCAGTGGGAGCCCAAGGCGGTCACCGACGGCAACCTCACCAGCGACTCCGCGCCCTTCGGCTACACGAGCCTGGAGCGCAGGGACCAGGACCTCACCGCGCCCATCTGGGTGCAGATCGACCTCGGCGGGGAGCAGACGTTCGACCGGATCCTGCTCTACCCGCGCACCGACGAGACGACCGACGACGGCAGGACCCCCAACTTCCCGGAGGACTTCACCGTCCAGACCTCCGGCGACGGCGCGGCGTTCGACACGGCCGCCACGGTCAAGGGCCAGGAGGCGCCGCCGCCGCTGCGCCGCCAGCCCGAGGCCCTGCCCGTCTTCAGGCGCGAGTTCGCCATCGGCAAGCGCGTGCGCACGGCCCGGCTCTACGCCACCGCCCTCGGCGTCCTGGACGTCACCGTGAACGGGCGCCCCGTCAGCGACGCCGTCCTCGAACCGCCCTACAGCAAGTACAAGGAGCGGATCGTCTACGCCACCTACGACGTGACCAGGCTGCTCCACCGCGGCGGCAACACCGTCGAGGTGGAGCTGGGCACCGGCATGGCCCACGTGCCTCCGACGCCCGGCCGCTACGAGAAGCTCACCCGCTCGGACGGCAAGCCCGCGTTCATCGGCCAGCTGGAGATCACCTACACGGACGGGTCGCGCGAGGTCGTGGCGTCCGACGCGTCCTGGCGCACGGCCCTCGGCGCCACCACGTTCACCAACTGGTACGGCGGCGAGGACCACGACGCGCGCCGCACCCGGCGGGAGTGGACGGCCGCGGTGCGCGTCGCCGCGCCCACGGCCCGGCTCGCGGCCCGCATGGCGCCGCCGATCGTCCCCGTCGAGACCCTGCGCACCAAGAAGATCACGAACCCGAAGGACGGCGTCCACGTCGTCGACCTCGGCGTCAACTTCGCGGGCTGGCCGCTGCTGCGCGTCAGCGGCCCGGCCGGGACGAAGGTGACGATGCGCCCCGGCGAGCTCCTCAACGCCGACGGGACCGTCAGCCAGCACACCACCGGCTCGCCCATCTGGGACACCTACACCCTCTCCGGCGACGGCACCGAGACGTGGCACCCCCGGTTCTGCTACCACGGCTTCCGCTACGTGCAGCTCGAAGGGCTGCCCGGCGACCCGGACGACGGCACGGTCACCGGGATCGTCCTGCGCGCGGGCAACGCCAAGGCGGGCTCGTTCACCAGCTCGCACGGCCTCCTGAACGACATCCACAAGATCATCGACCGGGCCGTGCAGAGCAACATGTACTCCGTCCTCACCGACTGCCCGCACCGCGAGAAGCTCGGCTGGCTGGAGCAGGCCAACCTCGTGTTCCCCGCCGTCGCGCGCAACTACGACGTCACCGCCTACTACGGCGAGCTCGTCCGCGACATCGCCGAGGCCCAGACCGAGGACGGGCTCGTCCCCGACATCGCACCCGAGTTCACCGTGTTCTCCGGCGGGTTCAGGGACGACCCCAACTGGGGCAACGTCATCGTGTTCGCGCCCTGGCAGATGTACCGCGCGTACGGCGACGAGGCGACGCTGCGCACCTACTACCCGAACATGGTGCGCTACGTGGACTACCTGTCCGCGAAGGCGAAGGGGCACCTGCTCGACTACGGCCTGGGCGACTGGATCACCTTCGACGACAGCACCCCGAAGGGGGTGACCGCGACCTTCGGCTACCACCGCGCCGTCACCGCCCTCGCGCGGATCGCCGAGGTCGTCGGGAAGGGCGCCGACGCCGCGCGGTACAAGGCCCTCGCGGGCGAGATCGGCTCGGCGTTCGACGCGAGGTACGCCACCGGCGACACCTACGGGTCCGGCAGCCAGGCGTGCGACGCCCTCGCCCTCGACATGGGCGCCGTGCCGGCGGACAGGAGGGACGCCGTCCTCGCCCACCTCGTGAAGAGCATCGAGGCCAAGGGCTACCACCTGACGGTCGGCGAGATCGCGCTGCCGTCGGTGTTCCACGTGCTGTCCGCCGCCGGGCGCGACGACGTCATCCACGCGGTCGCCACGCAGACCGGCAACCCCAGCTACGGCTACCAGGTCGTGCACGGCGCGACCTCGCTGACCGAGAACTGGGACGGCCCCACCTCGGGCGCCTCGCAGAACCACTTCATGCTCGGCGCGATCGACGAGTGGTTCCACGCCGGCCTCGCGGGCCTCGGCCAGACCGACGACTCGATCGGGTTCGCGACCCTCCGCGTCCGGCCGGCGGTCGTCGGTGACGTCACCTACGCGGCAGCGACCTACGAGACGCCGCGCGGGCGCGCCGCGTCCTCGTGGCGCCGCGCCGGCAAGCGGCTCCGGCTGGAGGTCACCGTCCCGCCGGGCACGCGGGCCCGCGTGGAGTACCCGCTCCTCGGGGGGTCCGCGCGGCCGAAGGCGCCGGAGGAGGCCAGGTGGATCGGCGTCCAGGACGGCCGCGCCGTCTTCGAGGTCGGCTCCGGCGACTGGACGTTCCAGGGGGCGTCGTGA
- a CDS encoding aldo/keto reductase, with product MPQLGFGVFQVGNDEAESAVTIALRNGYRSIDTASAYGNEEGVGRALRASELPRDELFVTSKVWNSDQGYDDTMRAYEASLRRLGLEYLDLYLIHWPMPGRDRYLETWRALERLKHDGRVRSIGVSNFTVETLRRVIDEADVVPAVNQIELHPYFQQDGMRAFHRDHGIRTEAWAPLGQGHGLLDDPALDRIAQAHGRTPAQIALGWHLKIGNVVIPKSATPSRIAENIDVFGFELTPDDMKTLGEMDKGLRFGPDPATFESD from the coding sequence ATGCCGCAGCTCGGCTTCGGGGTCTTCCAGGTGGGGAACGACGAGGCGGAGAGCGCCGTGACGATCGCCCTGCGGAACGGTTACCGCAGCATCGACACCGCCAGCGCCTACGGCAACGAGGAAGGCGTGGGGCGCGCCCTGCGCGCGTCGGAACTGCCGCGCGATGAGCTGTTCGTCACCAGCAAGGTCTGGAACAGCGACCAGGGCTACGACGACACCATGCGCGCCTACGAGGCGAGCCTGCGCCGCCTCGGCCTGGAGTACCTGGACCTCTACCTGATCCACTGGCCGATGCCGGGCCGCGACAGGTACCTGGAGACCTGGCGGGCGCTGGAGCGGCTGAAGCACGACGGGCGGGTCCGGTCGATCGGCGTGTCCAACTTCACCGTGGAGACGCTGCGGCGCGTCATCGACGAGGCCGACGTCGTCCCCGCCGTCAACCAGATCGAGCTGCACCCGTACTTCCAGCAGGACGGGATGCGCGCCTTCCACCGCGACCACGGCATCCGCACCGAGGCGTGGGCGCCGCTCGGGCAGGGGCACGGGCTCCTGGACGACCCCGCGCTCGACCGCATCGCCCAGGCCCACGGCCGCACCCCCGCCCAGATCGCGCTGGGCTGGCACCTGAAGATCGGGAACGTGGTCATCCCGAAGTCGGCGACGCCGTCCCGGATCGCCGAGAACATCGACGTCTTCGGCTTCGAGCTGACGCCGGACGACATGAAGACCCTCGGCGAGATGGACAAGGGCCTGCGCTTCGGCCCCGACCCGGCGACCTTCGAGTCCGACTAG
- a CDS encoding MGH1-like glycoside hydrolase domain-containing protein, giving the protein MRTSVSRRRRGVAAVALGLSALTAAQAAPLGTAWAEPGRDAAPWQRYNLSPSSRTLHPVSVFRSTGTVADPGAVLKGRATGLAGAGSSVTLDFGKEVSGLTTLRFAGSDGPQKVGVAFSESSTYVDTTSDASTGGPRSRDGALSVDVDGATSYTTPAELLRGGFRYLTIVLESGGRVDLDKVSLHFTPAPTMEDPSRYANYFYSSDDLLNRIWYAGAYTVQLNTISPKTGRVWEPPAALWNSTGDIGVGDTILVDGAKRDRTVWPGDLGIEIPSAYAAFNDTESARNALTTVYQHQRDTGELPYAGPELNKYGSDTYHLWTLAASWDYYRYTGDTAWVSGVWDRYRKGVDFITRKMDDKGLVSITGTSDSVRILAKGENLIANVLMWRVLDTGSRLAKAQGDDSLTASYAERAAALRTAINANFWDEAAGAYKFYPNSTIHPQADNSLAVWYGLADRRQARRISESLKGNWNEVTSTAPENKGNPGVFSGSMEVNAHFAAGGQAADQAGVDIIRRQWGYMLDHPEGTGSTFWESFRNPQDGCVFCSSYVSLAHAWATGPTPALTFSVLGLNPTGTGGRSFDFVPHPADLTFAQGRITTPAGAVDASWKVDGGTYTAHLKAPGTTVGRAGVPTFGARIEVRVDGRLVWDGTRARAAAGLRLRVHSDGEYVYVEGLRGSHRLRSDRA; this is encoded by the coding sequence ATGCGCACCAGCGTATCCAGGCGCCGCCGCGGCGTAGCCGCCGTCGCTCTCGGACTGTCCGCCCTGACCGCCGCCCAGGCGGCCCCGCTCGGCACCGCGTGGGCCGAGCCGGGCCGCGACGCGGCCCCGTGGCAGCGTTACAACCTCTCCCCGTCGTCGCGGACGCTGCACCCGGTGTCGGTCTTCAGATCCACCGGCACGGTCGCGGACCCGGGCGCCGTCCTGAAGGGCCGCGCGACCGGCCTGGCCGGGGCCGGATCGTCCGTCACGCTCGACTTCGGCAAGGAGGTCAGCGGACTCACCACGCTGCGCTTCGCGGGGTCGGACGGCCCGCAGAAGGTCGGTGTCGCGTTCTCCGAGTCGTCCACCTACGTGGACACGACGAGCGACGCCTCGACCGGAGGCCCCCGCAGCCGCGACGGGGCCCTGTCCGTCGACGTCGACGGCGCCACGTCCTACACCACGCCCGCCGAACTGCTCCGCGGCGGCTTCCGCTACCTGACGATTGTCCTGGAGTCCGGCGGCCGGGTCGACCTGGACAAGGTGTCGCTGCACTTCACCCCCGCGCCGACGATGGAGGACCCGTCCAGGTACGCCAACTACTTCTATTCGAGCGACGACCTGCTCAACCGCATCTGGTACGCGGGCGCCTACACCGTCCAGCTCAACACGATCTCCCCGAAGACCGGGCGGGTCTGGGAGCCCCCGGCGGCACTGTGGAACAGCACCGGCGACATCGGCGTCGGCGACACCATCCTCGTGGACGGCGCCAAGCGCGACCGGACGGTCTGGCCCGGCGACCTCGGCATCGAGATCCCGAGCGCCTACGCGGCGTTCAACGACACCGAGTCCGCCCGCAACGCGCTCACCACCGTGTACCAGCACCAGCGCGACACCGGCGAGCTGCCCTACGCCGGGCCCGAGCTGAACAAGTACGGCTCGGACACCTACCACCTGTGGACCCTCGCCGCGAGTTGGGACTACTACCGCTACACCGGCGACACGGCCTGGGTGTCGGGCGTCTGGGACCGGTACCGGAAGGGCGTCGACTTCATCACCCGGAAGATGGACGACAAGGGCCTGGTGTCCATCACCGGGACGTCCGACTCCGTCCGGATCCTGGCCAAGGGCGAGAACCTCATCGCGAACGTGCTGATGTGGCGCGTCCTCGACACCGGCTCGCGGCTCGCCAAGGCGCAGGGCGACGACTCCCTGACCGCGTCCTACGCCGAGCGGGCCGCCGCGCTCCGCACCGCCATCAACGCGAACTTCTGGGACGAGGCCGCCGGCGCGTACAAGTTCTATCCGAACTCGACGATCCACCCGCAGGCGGACAACTCCCTCGCCGTCTGGTACGGCCTCGCCGACCGGCGGCAGGCGCGCCGCATCAGCGAGTCCCTCAAGGGCAACTGGAACGAGGTCACCTCGACCGCACCCGAGAACAAGGGCAACCCCGGCGTCTTCTCCGGCTCCATGGAGGTGAACGCCCACTTCGCCGCCGGCGGCCAGGCCGCCGACCAGGCCGGCGTGGACATCATCCGGCGCCAATGGGGCTACATGCTCGACCACCCGGAGGGGACCGGCAGCACCTTCTGGGAGTCGTTCCGCAACCCGCAGGACGGGTGCGTCTTCTGCAGTTCCTACGTCAGCCTCGCGCACGCCTGGGCGACGGGCCCGACACCGGCCCTCACGTTCTCCGTGCTCGGCCTGAACCCCACCGGTACGGGCGGGCGGTCGTTCGACTTCGTCCCGCACCCGGCCGACCTCACGTTCGCGCAGGGCCGGATCACCACGCCGGCGGGCGCGGTCGACGCGTCCTGGAAGGTCGACGGCGGGACCTACACCGCGCACCTGAAGGCGCCGGGCACCACCGTCGGCCGCGCCGGCGTTCCGACGTTCGGCGCCCGGATCGAGGTCCGCGTCGACGGACGCCTCGTCTGGGACGGCACCCGCGCGCGGGCCGCGGCCGGCCTGAGACTGCGCGTCCACAGCGACGGCGAGTACGTGTACGTCGAGGGCCTGCGCGGCTCGCACCGGCTGCGGAGCGACCGCGCATGA
- a CDS encoding PH domain-containing protein → MEAAQERRWRVPPGHVVVKCAAAAAVTALLVLYSHDPQFRFLAGAAAIGLNVLALRDLIAPVRLAADRDGLTVVTGYARRHRLRWDEVVSIRVDERRRLLLHTRILEIETAGDLYLLSAFDLGSDVHDAADELYRLRARTGP, encoded by the coding sequence ATGGAGGCGGCTCAGGAGCGGCGGTGGCGTGTACCGCCAGGTCATGTGGTGGTCAAGTGCGCCGCCGCGGCGGCCGTCACGGCGCTGCTCGTGCTGTACTCCCACGACCCCCAGTTCCGGTTCCTGGCGGGCGCGGCGGCGATCGGCCTGAACGTCCTCGCGCTGCGCGACCTGATCGCCCCGGTCCGGCTCGCCGCCGACCGCGACGGCCTCACCGTCGTGACCGGCTACGCCAGGCGCCACCGCCTGCGCTGGGACGAGGTGGTCTCCATCCGGGTGGACGAGCGGCGCCGGCTGCTGCTGCACACGCGGATCCTGGAGATCGAGACCGCCGGCGACCTGTACCTGCTCAGCGCGTTCGACCTGGGCTCGGACGTCCACGACGCCGCCGACGAGCTGTACCGGCTGCGCGCCCGCACCGGCCCGTGA
- a CDS encoding Ppx/GppA phosphatase family protein translates to MRLGVLDVGSNTVHLLVVDAHEGARPLPAYSHKADLRLADHLEDGERLSEEGETLLRDFVDEALQVAEDKGVEDLVAFATSAVRDASNGEDVLARIREDKRIDIRALSGEEEARLTFLAVRRWFGWSSGRLLVVDIGGGSLEVASGIDEEPDAAFSLPLGAGRLTRDWFTADPPPAEEVRNVRRHVRAEIARRVGDVARYGAADHAVATSKTFKQLARIGGAAPTADGPYQRRVLAGTALTEWTDKLAAMPAAERAELPGVSERRAPQLLAGAIVADAAMDLFELPELEICPWALREGVILRRLDMITG, encoded by the coding sequence ATGCGACTCGGTGTGCTGGACGTGGGTTCGAACACGGTCCATCTCCTGGTGGTGGACGCCCACGAGGGCGCGCGGCCCCTCCCCGCGTACTCCCACAAGGCGGACCTGAGGCTCGCCGATCATCTGGAGGACGGCGAGCGGCTCTCCGAGGAGGGCGAGACGCTGCTGCGCGACTTCGTCGACGAGGCGCTCCAGGTCGCCGAGGACAAGGGCGTGGAGGACCTGGTCGCGTTCGCCACCTCCGCCGTCCGCGACGCCTCCAACGGCGAGGACGTCCTGGCGCGCATCCGCGAGGACAAGCGGATCGACATCCGGGCGCTGTCCGGCGAGGAGGAGGCGCGGCTGACGTTCCTCGCCGTCCGGCGCTGGTTCGGCTGGTCCTCGGGGCGGCTGCTGGTGGTGGACATCGGCGGCGGCTCGCTGGAAGTCGCCTCCGGCATCGACGAGGAGCCGGACGCGGCGTTCTCCCTGCCGCTCGGCGCCGGGCGCCTCACCCGCGACTGGTTCACCGCCGACCCGCCGCCCGCCGAGGAGGTCCGCAACGTGCGCCGGCACGTCCGCGCGGAGATCGCGCGGCGGGTCGGGGACGTCGCCCGGTACGGGGCGGCCGACCACGCCGTCGCCACGTCCAAGACGTTCAAGCAGCTCGCCCGGATCGGCGGCGCCGCCCCGACGGCCGACGGCCCCTACCAGCGGCGCGTCCTCGCGGGCACGGCCCTCACCGAGTGGACCGACAAGCTCGCCGCGATGCCCGCGGCCGAGCGCGCCGAGCTGCCCGGGGTGTCCGAGCGGCGCGCCCCGCAGCTGCTGGCGGGCGCGATCGTCGCCGACGCGGCGATGGACCTGTTCGAGCTGCCGGAGCTGGAGATCTGCCCGTGGGCGCTGCGCGAGGGCGTCATCCTGCGCCGCCTCGACATGATCACCGGCTGA
- a CDS encoding PfkB family carbohydrate kinase — protein sequence MGQRRCDVAVVGSLNADLVVGVERRPAPGETVFGSDLATHPGGKGANQAVAAARLGGRAAIVGRVGDDGHGALLRDALAAGGVDLAHLAATPGVPTGVALITVGPDGDNSIIVSPGANARLGPADVEAARALIESAPVVSLQMEVPLPAVEAAAGAAARAGRRVVLNLSPPAPVPDGLLALCDPLVVNEHEASFLLGGSGDPARMAAALAGAGPRSVAVTAGAGGVVVADGRGTAAVPSPRSEAVDTTGAGDAFTAALCLRLARGDSLRDAARYATRAGAAAVRRPGAQSSFPTPEELPAP from the coding sequence GTGGGACAGCGCAGGTGTGACGTCGCCGTGGTGGGGTCGCTCAACGCCGACCTGGTGGTGGGCGTGGAGCGGCGGCCCGCGCCGGGCGAGACCGTGTTCGGCTCCGACCTGGCCACGCATCCGGGCGGCAAGGGCGCCAACCAGGCGGTCGCGGCCGCGCGGCTCGGCGGCCGGGCCGCGATCGTCGGCCGGGTCGGTGACGACGGGCACGGCGCCCTGCTGCGCGACGCCCTGGCGGCGGGCGGCGTGGACCTCGCGCACCTGGCGGCCACGCCGGGCGTCCCGACCGGCGTCGCGCTGATCACGGTCGGGCCGGACGGCGACAACAGCATCATCGTCTCGCCCGGCGCCAACGCCAGGCTCGGCCCCGCCGACGTCGAGGCGGCCCGCGCGCTGATCGAGAGCGCCCCGGTCGTGTCGCTGCAGATGGAGGTGCCGCTGCCCGCGGTCGAGGCCGCCGCCGGCGCCGCCGCCCGGGCGGGCCGCCGGGTCGTGCTGAACCTCTCGCCGCCCGCGCCCGTCCCGGACGGGCTGCTCGCCCTCTGCGACCCCCTCGTCGTCAACGAGCACGAGGCCTCCTTCCTGCTCGGCGGGAGCGGCGACCCCGCCCGGATGGCGGCGGCGCTCGCCGGGGCCGGGCCCCGCTCGGTCGCGGTCACGGCCGGCGCCGGCGGCGTCGTCGTCGCCGACGGCCGGGGCACGGCCGCCGTCCCGTCCCCGCGGTCGGAGGCGGTCGACACGACGGGCGCCGGAGACGCCTTCACCGCCGCGCTGTGCCTGCGGCTCGCGCGCGGCGACTCCCTGCGGGACGCGGCACGCTACGCCACCCGGGCCGGCGCCGCCGCCGTCCGCCGCCCCGGCGCGCAGAGTTCGTTCCCCACGCCGGAGGAACTGCCCGCCCCGTAG
- a CDS encoding protein kinase domain-containing protein codes for MDATSLGELRPDDPSRIGRYRIEAKIGEGGMGAVYLGRDTGGRAVAVKVVRAELAGDRTFLARFHDEAANAQRVASFCTAQVLEHGEDLGMAYMVTEYIDGPSLLQHVSANGALSPGMLHGVAVGVAAALVAIHSAGLVHRDLKPSNVLLSISGPRVIDFGIARALDMASSHTRTGQVVGTPGWIAPEQITTQQVSPAVDVFAWGCLVAFAASGRNPFGQGSFQIMAARAVHADPEIGDLPPSLAGLVQASLRKDPAQRPSARDLLLALVGGAGEAAVTTELGEMWAAPPAGAPEVTRAADPSATSQDVPAPVPRPLPLPQPEPRTEPVYERRTDPPTAREYPPPPAPGRSRRGVFAASGAAVLLVAGVVAGAVYLAGRKSDGARNTAARAAAFPTAPMLVRIDTAPGWPTSCNADIGVYRPGDASAKTLVGGPSCDILPERSPDGRRLAFTRMDQRSGEAWVANADGSGARKVTGIVRGTRVTWSPDGSRLAYVGEKGGVRQIFTVAVDGGPATQLTTDDSLKDDPMWSSKGKLVFWSKRDADVEQIYTMDADRPGGAWTRLSRDGVRAVDPEWSPDGSKVAYVRGPATGSDIWIMNADGSGAHALTSGPARDMDPAWSGDGRWLAYVRGEVTDPVISAVRADGTGDRAVTPEGRVLGHPDWS; via the coding sequence ATGGACGCGACCTCCCTGGGTGAGCTGCGCCCGGACGACCCCTCCCGGATCGGCCGGTACCGGATCGAGGCCAAGATCGGCGAGGGCGGGATGGGCGCCGTCTACCTCGGCCGCGACACCGGCGGGCGGGCCGTGGCGGTGAAGGTGGTGCGGGCCGAGCTGGCGGGCGACAGGACGTTCCTCGCGCGCTTCCACGACGAGGCCGCCAACGCCCAGCGCGTCGCGTCGTTCTGCACGGCGCAGGTCCTGGAGCACGGCGAGGACCTCGGCATGGCCTACATGGTGACCGAGTACATCGACGGGCCGTCGCTGCTCCAGCACGTCAGCGCGAACGGGGCCCTGTCGCCGGGGATGCTGCACGGCGTCGCGGTCGGCGTGGCCGCCGCGCTCGTCGCCATCCACAGCGCGGGCCTGGTGCACCGCGACCTGAAGCCGAGCAACGTGCTGCTGTCCATCTCCGGGCCGCGCGTGATCGACTTCGGGATCGCCCGCGCGCTGGACATGGCCTCCTCCCACACCCGTACCGGGCAGGTCGTCGGCACGCCCGGCTGGATCGCGCCCGAGCAGATCACGACGCAGCAGGTCTCCCCTGCCGTGGACGTGTTCGCCTGGGGGTGCCTGGTGGCGTTCGCCGCCAGCGGGCGCAACCCGTTCGGGCAGGGCTCGTTCCAGATCATGGCGGCCCGCGCCGTGCACGCCGACCCGGAGATCGGAGACCTGCCGCCGTCGCTGGCGGGGCTCGTCCAGGCGTCGCTGCGCAAGGACCCCGCGCAGCGGCCGAGCGCCCGTGACCTGCTCCTGGCCCTGGTCGGCGGGGCCGGCGAGGCCGCCGTGACGACCGAGCTGGGCGAGATGTGGGCGGCCCCGCCCGCGGGCGCCCCGGAGGTGACGCGGGCCGCCGACCCGTCCGCCACGTCCCAGGACGTTCCGGCGCCGGTCCCGCGGCCGCTGCCGCTCCCCCAGCCGGAGCCGCGGACCGAGCCCGTGTACGAGCGCCGTACCGACCCGCCCACCGCGCGGGAGTACCCGCCGCCTCCCGCCCCGGGGCGGTCGCGGCGCGGCGTGTTCGCCGCGTCGGGCGCGGCGGTGCTGCTCGTCGCGGGGGTCGTGGCGGGCGCCGTCTACCTCGCCGGGCGGAAGTCCGACGGCGCGCGGAACACGGCGGCGCGTGCGGCGGCGTTCCCGACCGCGCCGATGCTCGTCCGGATCGACACCGCGCCCGGGTGGCCGACGTCGTGCAACGCCGACATCGGCGTCTACCGGCCCGGCGACGCGTCCGCGAAGACGCTGGTGGGCGGGCCGAGTTGCGACATCCTCCCCGAGCGGTCGCCGGACGGCAGGCGCCTCGCGTTCACCAGGATGGACCAGAGGAGCGGCGAGGCGTGGGTGGCGAACGCCGACGGGTCCGGCGCCCGGAAGGTGACGGGCATCGTGCGCGGCACCCGCGTGACGTGGTCGCCCGACGGCTCCCGCCTGGCCTACGTGGGCGAGAAGGGCGGGGTCCGGCAGATCTTCACCGTCGCCGTGGACGGCGGCCCGGCCACCCAGCTGACCACCGACGACTCGCTCAAGGACGACCCGATGTGGTCGTCCAAGGGCAAGCTCGTGTTCTGGAGCAAGCGCGACGCCGACGTGGAGCAGATCTACACCATGGACGCGGACCGGCCGGGCGGCGCCTGGACGCGGCTCAGCAGGGACGGCGTGCGCGCGGTCGACCCGGAATGGTCCCCCGACGGCTCCAAGGTCGCCTACGTCCGGGGGCCGGCCACCGGGAGCGACATCTGGATCATGAACGCCGACGGGTCCGGGGCGCACGCGCTGACGTCCGGGCCCGCGCGCGACATGGACCCGGCGTGGTCGGGCGACGGCCGCTGGCTCGCCTACGTGCGCGGCGAGGTCACCGACCCGGTGATCAGCGCCGTCCGCGCGGACGGGACCGGCGACCGCGCCGTCACGCCCGAGGGCCGGGTGCTCGGCCACCCGGACTGGTCGTGA